The DNA sequence CCTGTTGTTCCCATTCTAGCATGAGGGAGTTCTCATTGCTGCAGTAGATTGCCAGGCTTTCATGGTGGCAGATGTCACTCAGGGCCCCCggggagaaaggagagaaagctATGGATCTTCTGCTGTTGTGGCACATGGTACAAAGCCAAGCAGGCCATGAAGTATAAATATAAGTCCTGCATTTGATGGTACAAATAACGTAGTGGGCTGACCCATGAAGTCAATGGGTTATGTATGGTTAATAATAAATAACAGACTTAGTGTTCCAGCAGGTACATATTAGCACAGAGAGAGTAGGAGTTGGGAAAAGTGCTTCCATTGAGGCACAAAATGGAAATGCTATCTTAAGAAAGCGAGAGCAGTTCTTCAGCTTGGCTTCCAACTGTGACGCCAGTCCTGCACAGCAGAGGCTGGATAGACTGGCACTGTGAATCTCAGCTCGTCTTTGTCCCTTCTTTCCAATGCACAGCAGTGACTCTTCTTGAAACTCTAGTGCTGTGTGCCTGGCTTCTTTCTCAATTTATTCTCCTAGGATCCATTTTATgtcatttcatttttatttccatgCTGAACTCCTTTCACTAAAAGGGGACTCATTAATTTCTTTCTATTAATTGTGGCTGTCATGTAAAATATTTATCTATTTTTCTGCTTCACATCAAGCAAAATGCTGTCAGCTCCCACTGAGATTAGCTAAGATGGGGGAACAGGTGGGAAAGATACTAGTTTGGTCTCAGTACTTCTCTTTCTAAGGTATTTTCCCAACACCACAACAAGTCACATAGAGAGGCTAGAGTCTGCATTCTATATGTAGGCCATTACAGGGTGGTGAATGGTCTTCCTCAGTGTTTGATGGGTAAAACTGGAAGGACTCTAAATCCAGATTGTTTTCTGTCTActctgtttcctttttcccccagcTGTTCTAATAAAAGACCTTACCTTTCCCTACAAAAACCATTGCCCCCCTTATATTCTTTGCCTATTAGGTCTGCAGTTGCTACTGTAAAGATTTATGTGTCATCTTACAGAGGGAAATTATTAATAATAGTTCTTGTAGAATCAGATCTTTAAATAGATATGACTCTCTTATCCCTTCTCCTGACCTGCTTTACTGGCAGCCTTTCCTCGTTCCCACTGTGTCTGTCTTTTCTCTGACAACTGTGATTAAGCAGCCTTTTCCAACTGATGGTCAGGTGTGGCTGCATCTGAGCTGTTCTCTGTAGCATGATACCAGATCTGGTGCttctgaaaaggaaaagctggtattttttcccctggtgTGACCTGAAGATTGCTCCTGTGCACTGCTGGAAGTCCTATTCCTCCTCAATTTGCATTAAGTTTTCAGCTAGCTGTTTGGTGATGTGTAATGCCTTTCTTTATTCCTAGTATTCCTTAATCTAGTGACAGAGGAGTAAATTTTTTCCAACAGTTCTGTGGTAATTTTCGTTTGGATTTATAGTCTCCATTTTTTTCTAGTCTCTCTGGTATaagatttctttcctttctgcatCTCTCCTGAATTCTGAATAAATTACCTAAGTCCATAAATACACATACTCATAGATAATTCCGTAGATTTGTAGTCCATCTAATCTGCTGCTATTAATACAAAGCCGTTTCATGGAAACTTGCATACTTGAGCATTGTAGCTAATGATGCGTATACAAGCATCCATTTATATATCTGGGatatttaaaaaagcaaaatatattcACTTCatatatttaaaaggaaaaaactaGTCAGAAAATGTAGTGCAAAACTGAGAGGTGGGAAATGTTTAAATGTAAGATGGGAATGATATGTGAGATTTTTCTTATAATGCAAAATGACTGTTTTGGAACTGTGAAAAAATACAGTTTcgttttaaaaatacaattaaaagtcaaaagaaggaatgatgtAAAAACCACACAGGGGAAATGGAGATTAGCAAGATGTAAGAGATAGAAGGCGAAGAACTGAACCATTTGGTGGGGAAACAGAGGATCTCTGTGCACATATGGGAGGTTCTCTGAGTGTAAGAACAGGAGCACTACACGTCATCTTGTAGAGCCTGTGCTATGTGGATTCCACATTCAGTAACTGATGCTACAAAAACCATCTGCATGGGCTGTTCTTAAGTAGTGAGGTCCTGCAAGGGTTCATTATATATTGTTTAGGCATCTTCTCTACCTATTGGTAGAGTAAAAAAGTGTTGCTTACAAAATGGTGACAGTAGAAGATGATGAATTGGGAAAGATCCATTCTAACAGGCTGCTTTGGATGACTTGGTGGGCTCATTGAACATGTGCTTTAACATCTCAAAACTGAAGGaattgaaaaacaaaatgttCATCACTGTTGATAAACCAGGGATTTTATTGCTTTTCAGGCTTGCTCTGAAAAGTCTCTGGAGTGGGACTGGTACATCTCATATATACTGAGAAGACTTCTTGGCACCACAATGTAGCTGAGAAAGTGAGGAGAGCCACTGGATCCTAAAGCAGAGGAACACACCAGTTTGGGGCTATAGTGAGGCCCTTGAGAGAAAACTGCTCAATCCTGGTGTCTGTGCTTCCCATTCTTTCTCACTGATGAGAAGTGGGAAGAGTTACAGGATTGCCGGTCAGGTCTGTAGAGGATCTATTATAGTGGCATGTTTAACAAACTTGATCTGTTTGGTCATGGTCCTTGGTAAGTATGTTCTGTCAGAGTTCTTGTGGTATTTTAAAGGTTGATTCATTTGATCTGGTGGCCCTTGGGTGACAGTGTGGACAGAGTGAATGCATGGCCGTGGTGCTCCTTACAATCCTGGGCAGAAATGGTAGGAAAAGGCCTGGAAGCTTCAATGGCCAATTGGTCCTGGGGCATGAAGGAGGGGAGGGCCAGGCCTCACATGGTATTTAGTTGCTCACTGGCCATGGCTGCTCATGGGTAGGAGGGAGTCTCTCCCAGCTGTGTGAGAGTTGAACTGCTCTGATACTGGGCCACACAGCAGAATTGAAAATGACCCCCTCCATTTCTTCATAAACCTCTGGCACATTGTGTAAAGAAAACCTGCATGTGTCAAAGCTGGAGACAAAACCTAAGCTGGAAATCAGGGTGTGCTAAGCCCAGGATTACAGACTGAATGTATCACAGCAGGGTTGGGGTTTCCATGTTTCTGGCAGTTTAGGAACTGCCTGGGTATCTGGCTAGTCTAGCAAGCATCCTCTGACCTTTCCCATCCTTCGTCTTCAGTCAGGAGAAAGGACTCATCCAGAGACACTCGTGTATACTCTTCCAAGGGGACCCTATCTGCACTTGCAATCCTGAGGGGTAAAAAAAACATGTTGAGGACAAGGTGTTAGAAACAATGTTGGCTGTGAGAAGGCACAGGAATGTAGCTGGGCCATGAAAGTGTCAGTGTGACACTGCTGGATGCCGTTCATGTTTATTGTTTAATCAAGAAAATTGTACATGCAGTGTGACTCTCACAGTGTTCTGTTAAGGCCCTTAGAAATGCTGGCATCAGGCTGTCCATCTAACCTTTTTCTTGGATGTGTGCTTTATGGTTAACTAATgacctggaggagaaggaagcacctgcctccttctgtcctgcatTCCCAATGTACTTGTGTGCCAAAACAGACAACACACACTTGTTGTTCACCGCATGACTCTGTTCTATTCAAGCCCTTGCCTGAAGGCAAAAGTTTTAATTTTGGCAGGCTTTCTTATGGTACTTGTCTGAGTGTGTtgtaaaaaaaaggaaatcactTTGCTAGCAGGTTTCTGAAATGGAGGGCAGGATGCTGTCCCTATTTTATAGACTGCAATTTCAGGTATGTAAGGCTCAGGTCCAAGGACATACTGGAGTACCTTTGAAACACCTTTTACTTAACAATATCTTTAGACTGCAATCCTGattttgatttttcctttttttcttgagTACTTAGAGAACAAGGTGTTATATGGCTTTAAATGCAGTTCTGTAGAGTACCTGGCCATATTTGAGTGCATGGCATCTCTCAAGTGAGACTTAGAGATTCACTCAGAAAATGAGAAACACAGACTAGTGATGCTAAATGCAAAATTGAGGTTCTGAAAGGTGCCTGGGTGTGTGTTAAAATTTCCTGGGAGAAAGTGGCTTAGGTATCCAGCTGAGATCACACTCACTGCTTCTCCAAGTCCCTGACTCTCTTGCCTGCCTATTTCAACTTTTCTAGAAGATCTGCAGAGAGAGGCCTCCCTTGTTTTGCCTATGGTGGCTCACATTAGAGTGGGTCCAGCTTGTGCTTTCAGGAAAATGGAatcttgctggaaaaagagctTGTTCTGGTGTGATCAAAGGCTGTTCCCAAGCCTATGGATTAGAGGTCAGCACTGAGCTAAAGCCCTGAAATCTGTGCACTCCTgagctttttggttttttttttttgcaaattttgCTGTTTTAATATAATTGTTATGTGCTAACTATATAAAATCAGCACTTTGAATTCTGGGGAAGAAATGATTAGGAGTACAGTTTTTAAACCAGAGGCAGAATGAATTGATGTCCAAAAATTTCTAAATAACAAGTTTTGTATGGGAAGGTGGAGAGGTTTTAGTTTTAATTTACATGTTAAACTCTTGGAATAATAAAGAGCCAATATTTTTCTTAGTGATGTCTTAGCTGAGAAGTCTGTAGCTTTGATCATAAGGGATGTATGTCTCTagtctttgctttttctttaatgaaCTATAAAAATAGTAATCCTTGCTCTTATTTAAAATGCTGCTTTATATGTACTACTTTTATGATCAGGAAATGTAAGTGCATAAATAATACTTTTAATGAATGCAGTGCATTATAATCTGAAATCTGATGTCATTAGTTCTATTTACATATTTCTCAACAAGTTCTATTTACATATTTCTCAACAATCCATGCAAATCGTGTCCATACTGAAATTGCGTTCAGTCAGCAGTCACAGGTAAAATTTGGTTAGATACTGTGATATGTTGTGTATGGCCTAAGTTCTTAACTCAGATGTCTGCAGCCTTTGCAGTTGCACTGGCACCCTCTGACACTGGGTTGTGTTGCTGACCATTGGCTCAGGCGGCTCCAGAGCCCTGTCTTGAGGCAGGTgccaggagggagaggagggagaagtgCTCAGCAGGAGAgggcccctggctgcaggtgaagggcagcacctctgtgcattgtgtgcagctgctgcaagtgctctgtgctgctggggaagcagcagggagCCACAGCAAGGGAAGAGGTGCTGGGAAGCACAGCTGAGAATTGGAGCCCACTTGAAATGGGAGGAAATTCAGATCACCTTTCCCTCCCTGGCCTGTTGGCTGGAATTGCCTGGGCCTCTCATATGCAGCTTCTGATCTTGTGAAATGGGGGCTTCCACTTTGCAGATCCTTGCAGAAACCAGGTCAGTACAGTCCCAGTGAATATTGTTAGAGAACAAAATCAAGCTTCTCATTGCTGCGGGAGCCACAGAGAGCTCAGTTCTTCTGGGTTTTCTAGTGTCTTTTGCAAAGCTGATCACTGAATCTGCAGCTCTCTGCTAGTGATTGTTCACCAGCTTAATTGCTCACTGGCCAGTTGATTGTTTTTGAATGGTTCTTCTGCTCTAACATTCAAATAGTGGTAATGGCCCTGTAGCCACTGTTTAAGAGAAACTGTTTCTACTATTTAGCTCTTTTATCTTTCTGGTTGCCCTCTTCTACTCCACCATCCATGTTTATTCTCCCCCAGTTTCTAAATTAAAAATCCCTTTCAAGACGAGCACGCTTGTAAGTTCACATTTACATTTGGGGTACACTTTTCTTTAAGCTATTATGGAAACATAGTATTCTACCTGAATACTACTGTTCCCTGAAAGTAAAGCAAAGAGCCAATGACTATTGGAAAGAATTCAAAAGATTCTTCTATGCAGTTCACTTTCCAGCATTCATTCAAAATTTTCAAAGTGTTACAATTCTGTCTTCTTAGAGATGAAGCGGTCCTGTTGGTGCTTGGCCACATTCTTGTCTCCTTAGACATCCCAAAAAAGATCACAGCAATTCCTCTAGAAAGCTTTTAGACGTGTTTTTCCTGACTCTCATTACTGTTTAACTTCAGCTGTTGCTTCTTGGAGAGACACCTGGCTCCTGCTTTGCCAGTGTTTCTTTGTAGGTTCTCTCCCCTCCTAATCCCAAAGCCTTTGAAGTAAACAGCTCTTTTTTGGCTATGTTTGCCCTGTTACTGAACAAAGGCTTCTCCTGTGCGAGCTCTGCTGGGCCAGCCAACCCAGCGGCGCGTGCGAGGCCGGGGGGCTTTCCTGCTGTTTCACACCGATGTCTCTTCACAGGAGTCATTCAGCGCTGCACTGCTGTGAAGTACCACTACACCTCCAGCTCTCTGCCTCGCAACTTGCCCATCAACATCACCAACACCATCCGGCAGGATGAGTGGCACGCGCTCCGTAAGTGGCCCTGAGCAGGCTCAGGAATGTTTGCATCACTGAATGCCCTAACGCAGTGCCAGCTGAGGGCTGGCATCACCTCATCTAAGCATGGCACTGGGCTCTAAGCACAGAGACAGATTGATTAGTGAGGAAGTGCAAGCAGCCAACTGTGTGATTGGAAGGGGACATGGGATTTGGAGGGGCTTAAAGCTGGGAATTTAGGAATACAGATGTATGTAGTGATGTGCAAGGTGTCATCATATTCTGGATCTGAGCACAGACAGTTCCTAGCTGGCTTACAGCAAAGGTGCTGCATCATTGTATAGATCCTGTTGCAATTTTCTGTGTGCACACCAGTGACCTGATTCAACCCCCTGGTGACCAGTTTTTTTAGGGAACATCTCAGTTTGTCTTTGCACCAACACCCGGCCCACAAGCTGCCTTACGCCCAAGTCCTTCCCACACGGATAACTGACCTGTAGCCTGTGACTGAGAATGATCTAATCAGTTTTTTTTTGCTCCCACTTCTCTCTGGTTTTTTTATTCTATTGCTTACATAATTCAACATAGCCCCTGTCATGTGAGAGTCAGTGCCAAGGAAATCCTAGTTCAGCTGGAGACTGAACTAGGAGGAGACAAGAACGGCAATTTTACTATGGAAAGCAAAGTGCTGTTCATGACACTGGTACCCAAGCTTTTTTTTTAGAGCTTGTTACTGGAGTTGTTCCCATAATACTGTATTGATCTGCTGTCTGCTTCTATCTTCCCATTATTCCTCTTTTCAGTTCACACTGTGTGCCTCCCATGCACTAATCCTTTAGTCCTCTCCAGTGTCCCCTCTTGCTTCTTCtattttcagcagaaaatttCCCCCCCCCACAAACTCTCTCACAAAGAAAGATGTCacagcaaagaaagaaagaaaaaaaaaagaaaaaaaacccttgcaGTACTAACATGAGTTTGTGATGTACCCCTTCTGTCCCATGCTGGGGAGTATTTGGCTGATACTTTGGATAGAAATGCTCTCCAGTTACACAGTGTGCAGCACAATGGAGCCATTTTAGATGGATTCCCTTAGTTTCAGTGTAATGGGCAAACTACCTTAAAGAAGCGACGGGAGGAGAAGTCCATGGTTGAAATATAAACGTTAGAACCAGTAAATCCACATCTGGTCTCTGCACTGGCTGTTTTCTCTAGGTACTGCCATCTTCATGTCtttttgtcttccttttctccttatCCTTCAGATCTGCGGAGGATGACAGCTGGCTTCATTGGCATGGCCGTCTCCATCATCCTGTTTGGGTGGATCATTggtgtgctgggctgctgcaaaCAGCAGGAGCTCATGCAGTACGTGGCTGGGCTGCTCTTCCTAATGGGAGGTGAGAGCCTTTTGCTTCTGCTCCTCAAGTCACCACATTCAGTATTGCTGCcttgtaaaaataaaagtaacgTCAGCCCACCACAACTACATGAAGCAGTTTCTTAGTGCAGCAAAATGTCAGCTCAGTGCAGTTACTACTTCCAGCACTGGGCAGGACCTCTGCTTGCATGGGTGCTGCATGTTTCTTAGTAGACCCTAATGTGTGTGCATGAGCCTTCTGCTCTAGAGGGCTGGTGTGTAGCCACGGGGGCCATGTGCACAAATAGCACAGTCCTCTGGCTTGCTCCAAGTGTGCAGCCTGTGGCTCCTGTCAGACAGTTCAGCCCAGTTTTCCCTAGGAATCATAGCAAACAAACATAAGTTAATGTGGAGCACTTTCTGGTACTCAAAGATGCTTAGATCTTCATGTAATGATGAAGTCCAAAACAGCCAAGCCTGGGAGGACATTGGCCCAATGATAAGGATGTGAGCTCAGTGCTTGCCAGGGGCATTACATCTGTTTGTCCTGGGTGGGAGCAGCCTTTCTGTATGACCAAAGGATTTTCTGAACTTTGGTTTTTCAGCTTGAAAATGGGCAGTATAGACCTGGAGTCTAGTGTAGTAGTGTATATTAAACATACTGGAGTGCCTTGTGTCTTCGTAGGCTTTTTCTCCTCTATACAGGTGTTCAGTGAATGTGTAGCAGATGACAAAAATCTGGGCACACTTTGTGGGCCTAGGGTACAGCTGGCAGAAATGTGTGTGCTGCTAGTGGAAACCAAAAAGTGCTGCATGTTGCAGCCCTGGGATTCAGTGAGCTAATTACCTTTCATAAGAGAAACAGGCCAAGTACTGTCTGGAACCTGATGACATTAGACACTGAAAATACTCTCAGGAGAATCAAAGCATGATGACCTATGACTGAGCTCAAAATTGCAATGAAAGGTGCTAAGGTAGTACTGGTTATTTGTAAAGCAAGGTATCCTGTAGTCCTACatgtttcccctttttttttttttgtttgtttgtttttgtttttctcgcCTTACAAGGAGAGTGGCCAGTATGActgcagaaaaaaccccaagggtAATTCTTGATTTTGAAAATGCATGACTTTGAAAATACTGAGGGAAAAACCAGAGCATAATTAACCTGTCTGAGGGCAGTGTAGAACCCTCTTGCTTTTCTCCTGCAGGTACTTGCTGTATCATCTCACTCTGCACATGCGTAGCTGGGATCAATTTTGAGCTATCCCGCTATCCTCGCTACGTCTATGGGCTGCCAGAGGACATCAGTCATGGCTATGGCTGGTCCATGTTCTGTGCCTGGGGGGGCCTGGGCCTCACCCTGCTGGCTGGGTTCCTCTGCACTTTGGCCCCATCACTCAACACCTCCCGGGCATCCGTACAAAAACCCAGACAAGAAAATGGGGCCGTGTGACCCCAGAGAGCGAGGAGAGACTCTGGAAAGCGcagcctgggcagagctgtgggttAACACCAGGAAGAGGTGGCATGTCAGCGTGTGgggagcagtgccagagctgtcGGAATGCCAGCCCATGGGATGCTGCTACAGCCTCCAGTCGCAGACACGGACATTGCAAGTAACTCCAGGTCTGAATTATTGGCAACTTGATCATTGATGGTTTAAGGGGGACAGTTCtttcaatttgtttttcttctgtttacaAGGGATTAAGTCCAAGATTGTGtctttttttgtgctgttttttgAACTGTACCTCCATGGTCCTGTTATTGTCCAGTTGTAAGGGATGTTTACGCACCAACTCTATTGCTGCAGGTCTGTGTAATTCAGACCCAATTTAGGGCAAGGAGCTAAGTGAAGTTGGCTTGAACACTTTTGCAACAGGCATGTCTTGTGTTGGCTCAGGCCATCCTTTCCCAAAAGAACCTTATCTAAGCTGAGGTTTAGGCCAAAGAATTAGCCCATTCTtagtattaatttatttaaatcagAAACCTGTGCTATTCTATGCTTGGATTCAGCTATTTACTCACTACTCAAACTGTTTCCAAAAGGAGCTAGCTGTAACTGAGCAGCAAGACTCCAAGAAAACTCTTACAGATTCTGGGAAAGCAGAGGAAAGTTTTTCTCAGCTTCTTACACAGTGAAGGTTATTCATCTGGCTAACATACCCTTGTTTTAATGGGGAGAT is a window from the Zonotrichia albicollis isolate bZonAlb1 chromosome 6, bZonAlb1.hap1, whole genome shotgun sequence genome containing:
- the LOC102072928 gene encoding transmembrane protein 178B-like; this translates as MAAAAQALSGTGLLLAAAALALLAVAIGTDSWYETDARRHRERCRGFGHKRSDPPGSMSAPSSHLPLRARPPRALLPGRPPAPAPAAAASAALDSHCGRRFNSTVSGLWRRCHRAGYEPDSEELIRKGVIQRCTAVKYHYTSSSLPRNLPINITNTIRQDEWHALHLRRMTAGFIGMAVSIILFGWIIGVLGCCKQQELMQYVAGLLFLMGGTCCIISLCTCVAGINFELSRYPRYVYGLPEDISHGYGWSMFCAWGGLGLTLLAGFLCTLAPSLNTSRASVQKPRQENGAV